In Spirochaeta thermophila DSM 6578, the following proteins share a genomic window:
- a CDS encoding argininosuccinate synthase: MKEIKKIVLAYSGGLDTSIIIPWLKEQYPGCEVVAVCTDVGQKEDWEALKQKAIASGASKIYVLDVKEELVRDYIFPMLRAGAIYEGKYLLGTSIARPLQAKKQVEIALKEGADAVAHGCTGKGNDQVRFELTYKALAPHLEIIAPWRMWDIRSREQAIEYAQKHGIPLGNISKKNIYSRDWNIWHISHEGGILEDLWNRPEEDMFMLTRSPKEAPDQEEEITVEFEQGIPVALDGERLGPVELLTRLNELGGKHGIGRADVVETRVVGMKSRGVYETPGGTILFTALRELEMITLDAETLSLKRQLAARYAELVYQGKWFTLQREALDAFMKSVARFLTGKIRLALYKGNIIVCGRSSEYSLYLQDLASFGESSYDHRDATGFIKLYGLPVGVSAMVQKKLEAEGGPAEEMKEMARFSEK, from the coding sequence ATGAAGGAGATCAAGAAGATCGTGCTCGCCTACTCGGGAGGGCTCGACACTTCCATCATCATTCCCTGGCTCAAGGAGCAGTATCCGGGCTGTGAGGTGGTGGCGGTGTGTACCGACGTGGGCCAAAAAGAAGACTGGGAGGCCCTCAAGCAGAAGGCCATCGCCTCCGGGGCATCGAAGATCTACGTACTCGACGTGAAAGAGGAGTTGGTGAGGGACTACATCTTCCCCATGCTCCGGGCCGGAGCCATCTACGAGGGAAAGTACCTCCTCGGGACCTCGATCGCCCGTCCCCTCCAGGCCAAGAAGCAGGTGGAAATCGCCCTCAAGGAGGGTGCCGACGCCGTGGCCCACGGCTGTACGGGCAAGGGCAACGACCAGGTGCGCTTCGAACTCACCTACAAGGCCCTCGCACCCCATCTCGAGATCATCGCGCCCTGGCGGATGTGGGATATCCGCTCTCGGGAGCAGGCCATCGAGTACGCACAGAAGCACGGCATCCCCCTGGGCAACATCTCCAAAAAGAACATCTACTCCCGGGACTGGAACATCTGGCACATAAGCCATGAGGGGGGCATACTGGAGGACCTGTGGAACAGGCCCGAGGAAGACATGTTCATGCTCACCCGGTCGCCCAAAGAGGCACCCGATCAGGAGGAAGAGATCACGGTGGAGTTCGAGCAGGGGATCCCCGTGGCCCTCGACGGCGAGCGGCTCGGTCCGGTGGAGCTCCTCACCCGGCTCAACGAGCTGGGAGGTAAGCACGGCATCGGAAGGGCCGACGTGGTGGAGACCCGCGTGGTGGGGATGAAGAGCAGGGGCGTGTACGAGACGCCGGGCGGGACCATTCTCTTCACCGCCTTACGGGAGCTCGAGATGATCACCCTGGACGCCGAGACACTGAGCCTCAAACGCCAGCTCGCCGCCAGGTATGCGGAACTCGTGTACCAGGGCAAGTGGTTCACGCTCCAGAGGGAGGCCCTCGACGCCTTCATGAAGAGCGTGGCCCGGTTCCTCACAGGGAAGATCAGGCTCGCCCTCTACAAGGGCAACATCATCGTCTGCGGGAGATCCTCGGAGTACTCGCTCTACCTCCAGGACCTCGCCTCCTTCGGCGAGAGCAGCTACGATCACCGGGATGCCACCGGGTTCATCAAGCTCTACGGTCTCCCGGTAGGGGTGAGCGCCATGGTCCAGAAGAAGCTCGAGGCAGAGGGCGGGCCGGCAGAGGAGATGAAGGAGATGGCACGCTTCTCCGAGAAGTGA
- a CDS encoding PaaI family thioesterase: MGDRIRNPYVGIEGYRCFGCAPHNPVGLRMSFEVEGEEVVCRWEPREELQGYYRVLHGGIQATLLDEAGSWVVFALVGTSGTTQELQVSYERPVYVDRGALTVRARLSHMEGHLAHVEGVIEDGEGRVCARGRMVYFTVPEHIARRRFFYPGREAFLEGATGDR; this comes from the coding sequence ATGGGAGATCGTATCAGAAATCCGTATGTGGGGATAGAGGGGTACCGGTGCTTCGGGTGTGCCCCCCACAATCCGGTGGGGCTCAGGATGTCGTTCGAGGTGGAGGGGGAGGAGGTGGTGTGCAGGTGGGAGCCGCGGGAGGAGTTGCAGGGCTACTACCGGGTGCTCCACGGCGGGATCCAGGCGACGCTCCTCGACGAGGCGGGGAGCTGGGTGGTCTTCGCCCTGGTGGGGACGTCCGGAACCACACAGGAGCTCCAGGTCTCCTACGAGCGGCCGGTCTACGTGGACAGGGGGGCCCTCACGGTGCGGGCGCGCCTTTCGCACATGGAGGGCCACCTGGCCCATGTGGAGGGGGTGATCGAGGACGGCGAGGGCCGGGTGTGCGCGAGGGGGCGGATGGTCTACTTCACGGTGCCCGAGCACATCGCGAGGCGCCGGTTCTTCTACCCGGGGCGGGAGGCCTTCCTGGAGGGGGCTACCGGCGATCGGTGA
- a CDS encoding response regulator: MSEKDLPHILLVEDDDAIRLSLRDFLSKDGRFHVHVASDGLGALRILIDHDIQCIVTDYRLSGLGGDYWIRFLKKFCGHLPVIVISGFLEPGFEIPFPLIYKPFDYEEILRNVSECLGK; this comes from the coding sequence ATGAGTGAGAAAGACCTCCCCCACATACTCCTCGTGGAAGACGACGATGCCATACGCCTCAGCCTCAGGGACTTCCTCTCCAAAGACGGACGTTTCCACGTCCACGTGGCCTCCGACGGTCTCGGTGCCCTCAGGATCCTCATCGACCATGACATTCAGTGCATCGTCACCGACTACCGGCTCTCGGGGCTCGGCGGGGACTACTGGATCAGATTCCTCAAGAAGTTCTGCGGGCACCTGCCCGTCATCGTCATAAGCGGATTCCTCGAGCCCGGATTCGAGATACCATTCCCCCTCATCTACAAGCCGTTCGATTACGAAGAGATATTGAGGAACGTATCGGAGTGTCTGGGGAAATGA
- a CDS encoding arginine repressor: protein MKGREERLKLIRQIIRSSRVRSQEELLERLAAYGHRITQATLSRDLKLLKVGKVAEGENGYYYILPGENETEGEVGNNFVQDFIRGFRSLEFSGNLAVIRTLPGHANSVAFALDTFQIPSLLGTVAGDDTIIAVLKEGTSREAFLETLSRYIPSFRGA from the coding sequence GTGAAAGGCAGGGAAGAGCGACTCAAACTCATCAGGCAGATCATCCGATCCTCGCGGGTCCGCAGCCAGGAGGAACTCCTCGAACGACTGGCCGCCTACGGGCACAGGATCACCCAGGCGACGCTCTCTCGCGACCTCAAGTTGCTCAAGGTGGGGAAGGTGGCCGAAGGGGAGAACGGGTACTACTACATCCTCCCCGGAGAGAACGAGACCGAGGGAGAGGTGGGCAACAACTTCGTCCAGGACTTCATCCGGGGCTTCAGGTCGCTCGAGTTCTCGGGAAATCTCGCGGTCATACGCACCCTGCCGGGGCACGCGAACAGCGTGGCCTTCGCCCTCGACACCTTTCAGATCCCCTCACTCCTTGGTACCGTGGCAGGGGATGACACGATCATCGCTGTCCTCAAGGAAGGCACGTCAAGGGAGGCCTTTCTCGAAACCCTCTCCCGTTACATCCCATCCTTCAGAGGAGCATAG
- a CDS encoding aspartate aminotransferase family protein, with the protein MKLKDQFATNTALPRQYGNEFLVLERGEGVYLYDIAGNRYLDFTAGIAVNALGYGSAEISRIMAEQAEKLIHVSNLFSTMPTLTLAERLCASGGFAAAHLCNSGTEANEAALKYARLYAKATKGEHAVRFLCFTHGFHGRTMGSLSVTPTPAYQEKFLPLVPGVVTAPYNDVEALEALLDERYAAVIVEPVQGEGGLEVMSREFAQALNRLCRKYDVLLIADEVQTGLGRTGYLYGSEAVGLEPDIITLAKPLGAGLPLGAALIPDRVNDLLVVGDHGSTFGGGPLACAVGLHVWETVSRPEFLAEVREKGEFLARKLEAMVETFPFVLQRKGLGLLQGVELSEKVPVKEVIARAREKGLLVLRSGKNVLRLAPPLVVSREELEEGCAILEAIFAEDVS; encoded by the coding sequence ATGAAGCTCAAAGACCAGTTCGCCACGAACACCGCACTCCCCCGTCAGTACGGGAACGAGTTCCTCGTCCTCGAGCGGGGTGAGGGGGTGTACCTCTACGACATCGCGGGCAACCGGTACCTGGACTTCACCGCAGGGATCGCGGTGAACGCCCTGGGTTACGGCAGCGCAGAGATCTCCCGCATCATGGCCGAACAGGCGGAGAAACTCATCCACGTCTCCAACCTCTTCTCCACCATGCCCACGCTCACCCTGGCAGAACGCCTCTGCGCCTCGGGCGGATTCGCGGCTGCGCACCTGTGCAACAGCGGCACCGAGGCAAACGAGGCGGCCCTCAAGTACGCACGCCTCTATGCCAAGGCCACCAAAGGGGAACACGCCGTACGGTTCCTGTGCTTCACCCATGGGTTCCACGGCAGGACCATGGGGAGCCTCTCGGTGACCCCCACCCCGGCCTACCAGGAGAAGTTCCTCCCCCTCGTGCCGGGGGTGGTGACCGCACCCTACAACGACGTGGAGGCCCTCGAGGCCCTTCTCGACGAGCGGTACGCGGCCGTGATCGTGGAGCCGGTGCAGGGAGAGGGCGGCCTGGAGGTGATGAGCCGTGAGTTCGCCCAGGCCCTCAACCGGCTCTGCAGGAAGTACGACGTGCTCCTCATCGCCGACGAGGTGCAGACAGGGCTGGGCCGCACGGGGTACCTGTACGGATCCGAGGCAGTGGGGCTCGAGCCGGACATCATCACCCTTGCCAAGCCTCTGGGGGCTGGGCTCCCGCTCGGTGCGGCGCTCATCCCCGATCGGGTGAACGACCTCCTGGTCGTGGGCGACCACGGGAGCACCTTCGGCGGCGGACCGCTCGCCTGCGCGGTGGGGCTCCACGTCTGGGAGACCGTCTCCCGGCCGGAGTTCCTCGCAGAGGTGCGGGAGAAGGGCGAGTTCCTCGCCCGAAAGCTCGAGGCCATGGTGGAGACCTTCCCCTTCGTGCTTCAACGAAAGGGCCTCGGACTCCTTCAGGGGGTCGAGCTCTCCGAGAAGGTACCGGTGAAGGAGGTGATCGCCCGCGCGAGGGAGAAGGGGCTCCTCGTGCTCAGGAGCGGGAAAAACGTGCTCCGCCTCGCCCCGCCCCTGGTGGTGAGCCGTGAGGAACTCGAGGAAGGCTGCGCCATCCTCGAAGCCATATTCGCAGAGGACGTTTCATAA
- a CDS encoding glucose-6-phosphate isomerase: MGSISYRNLDQCESFHALLKEKGGASLREVLTPERVGSYQVPAGGGLFYNYAAKAVDERILSLLSDLAKEQQLLEKYRALLAGEVMNTGEKRKVLHHLQRGELAGPVVHEGVNLREFYVEQHEKAFEFARKVHEGVVRGPSGAPFTTVVQIGIGGSDLGPRALYYALEGYVRATKGALPMEARFISNVDPDDAAAVLSSIDPARTLFILVSKSGTTQETLTNAALVSSFLREKGITEPKRQMVVVTSKTSPLAQDPDYLAGFYIDDFIGGRYSATSPVGGVVLSLALGPEVFQELLAGAHEADRSALEPDPRKNAAMLDALIGVYERNVLNHPATAILPYSQALHRFPAHLQQLDMESNGKRVNRWGEPVAYPTGPIIFGEPGTNGQHSFYQLLHQGTDIVPLQFIGFVEGQTGFDREIDGSTSQQKLNANLAAQIVAFAKGKDAEDQNKHFPGGRPSSLLYGGRLTPRTAGALLAHYENKVMFQGFLWNINSFDQEGVQLGKVLTKEVLAGTPTDPVLTAYARILGVRRS, translated from the coding sequence ATGGGATCGATTTCCTACAGGAACCTCGACCAGTGTGAGAGCTTTCACGCCCTCCTCAAGGAGAAGGGGGGGGCATCGCTCAGAGAGGTGCTCACACCCGAACGGGTGGGCTCGTACCAGGTGCCCGCAGGTGGAGGCCTCTTTTACAACTATGCGGCAAAGGCGGTGGACGAGCGCATCCTCTCCCTCCTCTCCGACCTCGCGAAGGAGCAGCAGCTCCTCGAGAAGTATCGGGCCCTGCTCGCAGGCGAGGTGATGAACACCGGAGAGAAGCGGAAGGTCCTCCACCACCTCCAGCGGGGTGAGCTCGCAGGCCCTGTGGTCCACGAAGGGGTGAACCTGAGGGAGTTCTACGTGGAGCAACACGAGAAGGCCTTCGAGTTCGCGCGGAAGGTCCACGAGGGGGTGGTGCGGGGCCCCTCGGGGGCACCCTTCACCACCGTGGTCCAGATCGGGATAGGGGGCTCCGACCTCGGCCCGCGCGCCCTCTACTATGCCCTCGAGGGGTATGTGCGGGCGACGAAGGGGGCCCTCCCCATGGAGGCGCGCTTCATCTCCAACGTGGATCCGGACGATGCGGCCGCGGTCCTCTCCTCCATCGACCCTGCACGCACCCTCTTCATCCTGGTCTCCAAGAGCGGGACCACGCAGGAGACCCTCACCAACGCGGCCCTCGTCTCCTCTTTCCTCCGGGAGAAGGGGATAACCGAGCCGAAGCGGCAGATGGTCGTGGTCACGAGCAAGACGAGCCCGCTCGCCCAGGATCCCGACTACCTCGCGGGGTTCTACATCGACGACTTCATCGGCGGCCGCTACTCGGCCACGAGCCCGGTGGGAGGAGTCGTCCTCTCGCTCGCCCTGGGGCCGGAGGTCTTCCAGGAGCTCCTCGCAGGGGCACACGAGGCGGACCGGTCGGCCCTCGAGCCCGATCCGCGTAAGAACGCGGCCATGCTCGACGCCCTCATCGGGGTGTACGAACGGAACGTGCTGAACCATCCCGCGACGGCCATCCTCCCCTACAGCCAGGCGCTCCACCGGTTCCCGGCCCACCTCCAGCAGCTCGACATGGAGAGCAACGGGAAGCGGGTGAACCGATGGGGTGAGCCCGTCGCCTATCCTACCGGGCCCATCATCTTCGGTGAGCCCGGCACGAACGGCCAGCACTCCTTCTACCAGCTCCTCCACCAGGGGACCGACATCGTGCCTCTCCAGTTCATAGGCTTCGTCGAAGGCCAGACGGGCTTCGACAGAGAGATCGACGGCTCCACCAGTCAGCAGAAGCTCAACGCGAACCTCGCGGCCCAGATCGTGGCCTTCGCCAAGGGCAAGGACGCCGAGGACCAGAACAAGCACTTCCCCGGCGGCCGTCCCTCGAGCCTGCTCTACGGCGGGCGGCTCACTCCACGGACCGCGGGGGCCCTCCTCGCACACTACGAGAACAAGGTGATGTTCCAGGGATTCCTGTGGAACATCAACAGCTTCGATCAGGAGGGGGTGCAGCTCGGGAAGGTGCTCACCAAAGAAGTGCTCGCAGGCACCCCGACCGACCCGGTCCTCACGGCATACGCCCGGATCCTGGGGGTACGCCGATCTTGA
- a CDS encoding acylphosphatase: MKAFFARVEGRVQGVGFRYSCLQKARALGLVGWVRNTPDGAVEVYAEGPEAALEELARWLHKGPLYAQVLNVEIRPMQPTATHHEFRIAY, encoded by the coding sequence ATGAAGGCCTTCTTCGCACGGGTGGAAGGACGGGTACAGGGCGTGGGTTTCAGGTACTCGTGTCTGCAGAAAGCACGCGCCCTCGGCCTGGTAGGATGGGTGAGGAACACCCCCGACGGCGCGGTTGAGGTGTACGCCGAAGGGCCCGAGGCGGCCCTGGAAGAGCTCGCCCGGTGGCTCCACAAGGGGCCGCTCTACGCCCAGGTCCTCAACGTGGAGATCCGCCCCATGCAGCCGACCGCTACGCATCACGAGTTCAGGATCGCCTACTGA
- the argB gene encoding acetylglutamate kinase produces the protein MDEDETHTIVVKIGGRAVEDEASLHRFLEELSGFRRLGGNGVLVHGGGAEVSRISRLLGIEPVFRDGLRITRPEEIPILEMVLAGRMNKSLVRAAHAAGIRAVGLSGADGPILVGEALSPETRTGRVVSTDPSLLSLLMAAGYFPILSSTTMDSSGEGLNINADEAALAVAEALKADALIFLSDIPGILSGGEVLSSLTPEEAEEAIARGIIQGGMIPKVRSSLRALGAGVGHIVIGQYTGEGDLRRLLEGKTGTTLHT, from the coding sequence ATGGACGAAGACGAGACCCACACCATCGTCGTCAAGATAGGCGGCCGCGCGGTGGAGGACGAAGCGTCCCTCCACCGGTTCCTCGAAGAGCTCTCCGGATTCCGGAGACTCGGCGGCAACGGGGTGCTGGTGCACGGCGGGGGGGCGGAGGTCTCCCGGATCAGCAGGCTGTTGGGGATAGAGCCGGTCTTCCGCGACGGCCTGCGCATCACGAGGCCGGAGGAGATCCCGATCCTGGAGATGGTGCTCGCAGGCAGGATGAACAAGTCCCTCGTACGGGCCGCCCATGCGGCCGGCATCAGGGCGGTGGGGCTCTCCGGTGCGGACGGCCCCATCCTCGTGGGCGAGGCGCTCTCCCCCGAGACGCGCACCGGGAGGGTGGTCTCCACCGATCCCTCCCTGCTCTCCCTCCTCATGGCGGCGGGGTACTTCCCCATCCTCTCCTCCACCACCATGGACTCCTCGGGAGAGGGCCTCAATATCAATGCCGATGAAGCCGCCCTCGCGGTGGCAGAGGCGCTGAAGGCCGATGCCCTGATCTTCCTCTCCGACATACCGGGAATCCTCTCGGGAGGAGAAGTGCTCTCCTCCCTCACCCCTGAGGAGGCCGAAGAGGCCATTGCCCGGGGGATCATCCAGGGCGGCATGATCCCCAAGGTGCGCTCGTCGCTCAGGGCCCTGGGAGCGGGCGTGGGGCACATCGTGATCGGACAGTACACCGGCGAAGGGGACCTCCGCCGTCTCCTCGAGGGCAAGACAGGCACCACACTCCACACGTAA
- a CDS encoding glucose-6-phosphate dehydrogenase assembly protein OpcA, giving the protein MADSVRELFDPETMEARLAELQEAASPGKPREILFTLIVVHDEEGRRQVEQALDGLMGMRAARIIRLDLSPHERTRISLSARCSVDAAKRGVCFQEVIVENGPDDAGCAPGTWGALVVRDLPVVAWWAAPLEGREGLLDVLLDRVDKVLIDSEALEQRGVGLEGFMEGVGRTVPEARGVLADMAWARYRPVRAQVARACGERWRVWREEGARLRVAAPSEAGARLIAGWVCSRLGWGGREPGVGLGWEGGAEEVRVAWEGRGGGREEVRAGAADLPEDAAILAEECENPVSDPLYREALRCAGV; this is encoded by the coding sequence ATGGCGGATTCTGTGAGAGAACTCTTCGATCCCGAGACCATGGAGGCGCGGCTCGCAGAGCTGCAGGAGGCGGCCTCGCCGGGGAAGCCGCGGGAGATCCTGTTCACCCTCATCGTGGTGCACGACGAGGAAGGACGGCGTCAGGTGGAGCAGGCCCTGGACGGGCTCATGGGGATGCGGGCGGCGCGGATCATCCGGCTCGACCTCTCCCCCCACGAGCGCACGCGGATCTCGCTTTCGGCGCGGTGCAGCGTGGATGCGGCGAAGCGGGGGGTGTGTTTCCAGGAGGTGATCGTGGAGAACGGGCCAGACGATGCAGGGTGTGCACCGGGCACGTGGGGTGCGCTCGTGGTACGCGATCTGCCGGTGGTGGCCTGGTGGGCGGCTCCCCTGGAGGGACGGGAGGGGCTCCTGGACGTGCTCCTCGACCGGGTGGACAAGGTGCTCATCGACAGCGAGGCCCTGGAACAGAGGGGGGTGGGGCTGGAGGGGTTCATGGAGGGGGTCGGCCGCACGGTGCCCGAGGCGCGGGGGGTGCTCGCGGATATGGCGTGGGCACGGTACCGGCCGGTGCGGGCGCAGGTGGCGCGGGCGTGCGGGGAACGGTGGCGGGTGTGGCGGGAGGAGGGGGCCCGGCTGCGCGTGGCGGCGCCGAGCGAGGCGGGGGCGCGGCTGATCGCGGGGTGGGTGTGCAGCAGGCTGGGATGGGGGGGGAGGGAGCCGGGGGTGGGGCTGGGATGGGAAGGGGGTGCGGAAGAGGTGCGGGTGGCGTGGGAGGGGCGAGGAGGGGGGCGCGAGGAGGTGCGGGCGGGGGCGGCCGACCTGCCGGAGGACGCGGCGATATTGGCCGAGGAGTGCGAGAACCCGGTGAGCGACCCGCTCTACCGGGAGGCGCTGCGGTGCGCGGGGGTGTAG
- the eno gene encoding phosphopyruvate hydratase, with protein sequence MSMIEYVEAREILDSRGNPTVEVDVVLEDGSMGRAAVPSGASTGVHEAVELRDGDKKRYMGKGVLKAVENVNNIIAPEIEGLDALDQVDIDRTLIELDGTENKGKLGANAILGVSMAVARAAADFLGIPLFRYLGAYKANVLPVPMANILNGGAHADNSVDFQEFMVMPVGAPSFKEGLRMITEVFHTLKGILKENGYSTTVGDEGGFAPNLKSNEEAVELILKSIEKAGYKPGDDVMIALDPATSELYDPEKKKYVLKKSTGQELSSEQMADLWETWVKKYPIVSIEDGMAEDDWEGWKILTDRIGDRVQLVGDDLFVTNSTRLAQGIEKGVANAILIKVNQIGTLTETFEAVEMAKTAGYTAIVSHRSGETEDNFIADLVVALGTGQIKTGSLSRSDRLSKYNQLLRIEEILGDTAEYPGKKAFYSIRKRG encoded by the coding sequence ATGAGCATGATAGAATACGTGGAAGCGCGTGAAATCCTCGACTCCCGTGGCAACCCCACGGTGGAAGTAGACGTGGTGCTCGAAGACGGGTCCATGGGCCGTGCAGCCGTGCCCTCGGGGGCCTCAACCGGGGTGCACGAGGCGGTGGAGCTCCGGGATGGAGACAAGAAGCGGTACATGGGTAAGGGTGTGCTCAAGGCGGTGGAGAACGTGAACAACATCATCGCCCCCGAGATCGAGGGGCTCGATGCGCTCGACCAGGTGGACATCGACCGCACGCTCATCGAGCTCGACGGCACCGAGAACAAGGGCAAGCTCGGAGCGAACGCCATCCTGGGCGTGTCCATGGCCGTGGCAAGGGCGGCCGCCGATTTCCTCGGGATTCCGCTCTTCCGCTACCTCGGGGCCTACAAGGCCAACGTGCTCCCGGTTCCCATGGCCAACATCCTCAACGGCGGGGCCCATGCCGACAACTCGGTGGACTTCCAGGAGTTCATGGTGATGCCCGTGGGCGCCCCCTCGTTCAAGGAGGGCCTGCGCATGATCACCGAGGTCTTCCACACCCTCAAGGGGATCCTCAAGGAGAACGGCTACTCCACCACGGTGGGTGACGAGGGCGGCTTTGCCCCCAACCTCAAGTCCAACGAAGAGGCCGTGGAGCTCATCCTCAAGAGCATCGAGAAGGCGGGCTACAAGCCTGGAGACGACGTGATGATCGCCCTCGATCCTGCCACGAGCGAGCTCTACGATCCGGAGAAGAAGAAGTACGTGCTCAAGAAGTCCACGGGACAGGAACTCTCCTCCGAACAGATGGCCGATCTGTGGGAGACGTGGGTGAAGAAGTACCCCATCGTGTCCATCGAAGACGGCATGGCCGAGGACGACTGGGAAGGGTGGAAGATTCTCACCGACAGGATCGGCGACCGGGTACAGCTCGTGGGGGATGACCTTTTCGTCACCAACAGCACGCGTCTCGCCCAGGGGATCGAGAAGGGCGTGGCGAACGCCATCCTCATCAAGGTGAACCAGATCGGCACCCTCACCGAGACCTTCGAGGCCGTGGAGATGGCGAAGACCGCCGGGTACACCGCCATCGTCTCCCATCGGAGCGGTGAGACCGAGGACAACTTCATCGCCGACCTGGTGGTGGCCCTCGGCACCGGTCAGATAAAGACCGGGTCCTTGAGCCGTTCCGACAGGCTCAGCAAGTACAACCAGCTCCTCAGGATCGAAGAGATCCTGGGAGACACGGCCGAGTATCCAGGAAAGAAGGCCTTCTACTCCATCCGGAAGAGGGGCTAG
- a CDS encoding response regulator: MAQRKMKVRTFSALEVANICGVVNQTAINWIKQGHLKGFTTPGGHYRVYLEDLLHFLEKRGMKIPLELQELADLNAGSILIIDDDRQLNNLLRRYLEKQFPGYTILQAFDGFEAGMLLARERPDLVLLDLDLPGINGHELCRRIKEESAWGAPVVFAITGLEGDGEKQQILLEGADAFFRKPFEFEALASEIRKVFDNE, from the coding sequence ATGGCGCAGAGAAAGATGAAAGTGCGTACCTTCTCGGCGCTCGAGGTGGCCAACATCTGCGGTGTGGTCAACCAGACCGCCATCAACTGGATCAAGCAGGGACACCTCAAGGGCTTCACCACCCCCGGAGGACACTACCGCGTGTATCTCGAAGACCTCCTCCACTTCCTCGAGAAGCGCGGCATGAAGATCCCCCTCGAACTCCAGGAGCTCGCGGATCTCAACGCCGGCAGCATCCTCATCATCGACGACGACCGCCAGCTCAACAACCTCCTGCGCCGATATCTCGAGAAACAGTTCCCGGGCTACACCATACTCCAGGCCTTCGACGGCTTCGAGGCGGGCATGCTCCTCGCCCGCGAACGTCCCGATCTCGTGCTCCTCGACCTCGATCTTCCCGGCATCAACGGCCACGAGCTGTGTCGTCGCATCAAGGAGGAATCCGCCTGGGGGGCTCCCGTGGTATTCGCCATCACAGGGCTGGAGGGGGACGGAGAGAAACAGCAGATCCTCCTCGAAGGGGCCGACGCCTTCTTCAGGAAGCCCTTCGAGTTCGAAGCCCTCGCTTCGGAGATACGGAAGGTGTTCGACAATGAGTGA
- the argC gene encoding N-acetyl-gamma-glutamyl-phosphate reductase — protein MRIAVLGATGYTGMVLMRLLAHHPRVSSIIPVSRSKTGALVGEVDRGFGEAHSSRLSLTGGRYVALEEAEALSPEVVFSCLPHLASAKACASFVGRALVIDLSADFRLKDPQLFKATYGENHPAPHLLPRAVYGLAEWNHDEIARADLVANPGCYPTATLLPLLPLVKEGLVRETVTVNALSGISGAGRKLADTYLFTERTENMTPYLPGRSHRHLPEMEQELGAVSSRVRLLFTPHLVPLKQGMLVTTVCTLTREVSDEELRACYQAHYGSRPWVRIIHPSLPETRWVRGTNRCDISWKREGDHLLLFSAIDNLVKGASGQAVQNMNIRLGFPETEGLPDGGEI, from the coding sequence ATGCGCATAGCTGTTCTCGGAGCCACAGGCTACACCGGGATGGTGCTGATGAGGTTGCTCGCACACCATCCGCGGGTCTCTTCCATCATTCCTGTCTCTCGATCAAAGACCGGTGCCCTGGTGGGCGAGGTCGACAGGGGCTTTGGCGAGGCACACTCCTCTCGCCTCTCGCTTACAGGGGGGCGCTACGTCGCGCTGGAAGAGGCCGAGGCCCTCTCCCCCGAGGTGGTCTTCTCCTGTCTCCCCCACCTCGCTTCGGCAAAGGCCTGCGCCTCCTTCGTGGGAAGGGCCCTGGTCATCGACCTCTCCGCCGACTTCCGGCTCAAAGACCCCCAACTCTTCAAGGCCACCTACGGGGAGAACCATCCGGCGCCCCACCTGCTTCCCCGTGCGGTCTACGGGCTCGCCGAGTGGAACCACGACGAGATCGCCCGGGCGGACTTGGTGGCGAATCCGGGCTGCTATCCCACCGCAACCCTTCTCCCCCTCCTTCCCCTCGTGAAGGAAGGCCTGGTCCGTGAGACCGTGACGGTGAACGCCCTCTCGGGCATCTCGGGGGCGGGGAGGAAGCTCGCCGACACGTACCTGTTCACCGAGCGTACCGAGAACATGACCCCCTACCTTCCCGGGAGGAGCCACAGGCACCTCCCCGAGATGGAGCAGGAGCTGGGCGCCGTCTCGTCCCGGGTGCGTCTCCTGTTCACTCCGCACCTCGTCCCGCTCAAACAGGGTATGCTCGTCACCACGGTGTGCACCCTCACCCGAGAGGTCTCCGACGAGGAGCTGCGCGCATGCTACCAGGCGCACTACGGTTCACGCCCGTGGGTACGCATCATCCATCCCTCACTTCCCGAGACGAGGTGGGTGCGCGGCACCAACCGGTGCGATATAAGCTGGAAGAGAGAGGGCGACCACCTCCTGCTCTTCTCGGCGATCGACAACCTGGTGAAGGGGGCCTCGGGCCAGGCCGTACAGAACATGAACATCCGCCTCGGGTTCCCCGAAACCGAGGGGTTGCCCGACGGTGGCGAGATATAG